The following nucleotide sequence is from Pseudonocardia sp. C8.
CGGGCCTCAACGTCGACTGGTACCCGGCGACGCTGCCGGCCGGTACCGGCATCCACCTGCAGACCGTGGTCACCGTGGACGGCAACGCGGCCAAGGGCACCCTGTACACGCCGCCCGGCCGCGAACCCCGCGAGACCACGGTCGTCGTGCTGATGCACCCGCGGGTCGACTTCTCCCGGCACTACCTGATCCCGGCCCTGGTCGGGGCGGGCGACGCGGTGTACGTCCAGCAGTCCCGCGACGCCGGCAACGACCTCCGGCTCGTCCACGAGCAGGCCCTGCTCGACCTGGGCGCCGGCCTGGAGTGGCTGCACACCGTCGGGTTCCGGCGGACCGTCGGCCTGGGCAACTCCGGCGGCGGGGGGCTGCTCACCTACTACGTCCAGCAGTCCCAGCGGGCGCCGTCCGACCGGATCACCCGCACCCCGGCCGGCCGGCCGAGCGCCCTCGACCGGGCCACGCTCCCGATGCTCGACGCGCTGGCCTACCTCGCCCCGCACCCCGGGCAGGGCACCCTGCTCGGCCACTGCATCGACCCCTCGGTCACCGACGAGGACGATCCCTTCTCGGTCGACCCGGCGCTGGACCCGTTCGCCGAGCACAACGGCTACCGGCCCGCACCGGACAGCTCCAGCTACCCGCCCGGGTTCGTGGAGCGCTACCGCGCCGCCCAGCTCGACCGGGTCGCCCGCATCGACGAGCGCGCCCGCGCACACGTCGCCGAAGCCCGCGACGCACGCACCAGGGTCAAGGCGGGCGGCGCGACCCCGGACGACCGGCGCCGGGCCGGCACCGCCCGCCTGATCACGGTCTGGCGCACCGACGCCGACCTGCGGGCCATGGATCTCGGCCTCGACAAGTCCGATCGCGGGTACGGCTCCGTGATCGGCCCGCGGCCCGAGGTCACGAACTACGGCATCGCCGGCTTCGGGCGCCTCACCACCCCGGACGCGTGGCTGTCGACGTGGTCGGCGCACACGTCGAACGCGACGATCGCCCGGACCGGGCCGGACATGACGCTCCCGGCCCTGCTCGTCTCCTACACCGCCGACAACTGTGTCTTCCCCGGCGACGTCGACCGCATCGTCGACACCATCGCCAGCAGCGACCTGCAGGTCCACGCGATCGCCGCCGACCACTACGGCAACCCGGTCGACCCCGGCGACCGGCGCCGGGACCGCGCCGCCGGGATCATCGCCGAGTGGATGAGGGACTTGTGAGTGGGTAGCAGGGCCCTGGCCCTGCTACCCACTCACGACGCGAGTTGGGTCGACCGGGCCGCCCAGCGGGTCAGCAGGTCCGCCGCCGCGCCCGAGTCGATCGCCGTGGTGACGGCCTCGAGGGCGTCGGCGATCGCGGCCGTCAGGTCGCCGGAGATCCCGCGGTGCGACGCGAGCGCGCCGGCGGCGTTGAGCAGCACCGCGTCCCGCACCGGGCCCGGCTTCCCGGCGACCACGTCGCGGACGACGGCCGCGTTGACCTCCCGGGTGCCGCCCCGCAGGTCCTCGGCCGTCGCCGGACGCACGCCCAGCGCGGCCGGGTCCAGGCGTTCCCGGCGGACCCGGCCGCCGTCGGCGATCCAGACGGTGCTCGACGTGACGGTCGTGAGCTCGTCGAGGCCGTCGTCGCCGCGGACGAGCAGCACCGACTTGCCGCGCCGGGCGAACACCTCGGCCATGATCGGCGCCAGCCGGGGGTCGGCACAGCCGATCAGGCCGCACTCCGGCTGGGCCGGGTTCGACAGCGGCCCGAGGATGTTCATCGCGGTCGGGACGCCCAGCTCGCGGCGCACCCCTCCGGCGTAGCGCATGGCGGGGTGGAAGGCCTGCGCGAAGCAGAAGCCGATGCCGAGCTCGGCCACGCAGCGTTCCACGGCGGCCGGGGTCAGCTCGATCGCGACGCCGAGCGTCTCGAGGACGTCCGCGGTCCCGCACTGCGACGACGCGGCGCGCCCGCCGTGCTTGACCACCGGCGCGCCGGCCGCCGCGACGACGATCGCCGCCATCGTCGAGATGTTGACGGTGTGCGCCTGGTCCCCGCCGGTGCCGACGACGTCCACCGCCCGGCCGGGGACGGTGACCCGCAACGCGTGCGCCAGCA
It contains:
- a CDS encoding alpha/beta hydrolase, coding for MAANPGLNVDWYPATLPAGTGIHLQTVVTVDGNAAKGTLYTPPGREPRETTVVVLMHPRVDFSRHYLIPALVGAGDAVYVQQSRDAGNDLRLVHEQALLDLGAGLEWLHTVGFRRTVGLGNSGGGGLLTYYVQQSQRAPSDRITRTPAGRPSALDRATLPMLDALAYLAPHPGQGTLLGHCIDPSVTDEDDPFSVDPALDPFAEHNGYRPAPDSSSYPPGFVERYRAAQLDRVARIDERARAHVAEARDARTRVKAGGATPDDRRRAGTARLITVWRTDADLRAMDLGLDKSDRGYGSVIGPRPEVTNYGIAGFGRLTTPDAWLSTWSAHTSNATIARTGPDMTLPALLVSYTADNCVFPGDVDRIVDTIASSDLQVHAIAADHYGNPVDPGDRRRDRAAGIIAEWMRDL
- the trpD gene encoding anthranilate phosphoribosyltransferase — its product is MSAPTWPSVIGRLMGGEDVTAEESTWAMDQVFAGEATPAQLAGFLVALRSKGETPAEISGMADAMLAHALRVTVPGRAVDVVGTGGDQAHTVNISTMAAIVVAAAGAPVVKHGGRAASSQCGTADVLETLGVAIELTPAAVERCVAELGIGFCFAQAFHPAMRYAGGVRRELGVPTAMNILGPLSNPAQPECGLIGCADPRLAPIMAEVFARRGKSVLLVRGDDGLDELTTVTSSTVWIADGGRVRRERLDPAALGVRPATAEDLRGGTREVNAAVVRDVVAGKPGPVRDAVLLNAAGALASHRGISGDLTAAIADALEAVTTAIDSGAAADLLTRWAARSTQLAS